From Caretta caretta isolate rCarCar2 chromosome 14, rCarCar1.hap1, whole genome shotgun sequence, the proteins below share one genomic window:
- the LOC142068906 gene encoding olfactory receptor 14A16-like produces the protein MSNQTAVTEFLLLGFSDIRELQILHFVVFLLLYLISLLGNLLIITAIALDRHLHTPMYFFLMNLSILDLGSISVTIPKSMASSLTNTRSISYSGCVAQVFLFFFFASADFALLTIMAYDRYVAICQPLHYETVMNRTACVQMATSAWITGILSSALHTGITFEISCGGNVVDQFFCEIPQLLNLACSDLYLIEVGFLIFSSFLGLSCFLFIIVSYVQIFKAVLRIPSKQGEHKAFSTCLPHLTVVSLFFSTAAFAYLKPTSSSTPRLNLIVAVLYSVLPPMMNPIIYSMRNKEIKGALSKQIGWRLFTKNKMSICLLR, from the coding sequence ATGTCCAACCAAACTGCCGTGACCGAGTTCCTTCTCCTGGGATTCTCTGACATTCGGGAGCTGCAGATTTTACACTTTGTGGTGTTTCTTCTGCTTTACCTGATATCCCTGCTGGGGAACCTTCTCATCATCACAGCCATAGCCCTTGACCgccaccttcacacccccatgtacttcttcctgatgaATCTGTCCATCCTAGACCTTGGCTCCATCTCTGTCACCATCCCCAAATCCATGGCCAGTTCCCTCACGAACACCAGATCGATTTCTTATTCTGGATGTGTTGCCCAagtctttctcttcttcttcttcgctTCAGCAGATTTTGCCTTACTGACCATCATGGCGTACGACCGATACGTCGCCATCTGCCAACCACTGCACTATGAGACAGTGATGAACAGGACAGCATGTGTCCAAATGGCAACCAGTGCCTGGATCACTGGTATTCTCTCCTCTGCACTGCACACTGGGATCACGTTTGAAATCTCCTGTGGAGGCAACGTGGTGGAtcagttcttctgtgaaatcCCCCAGCTCCTCAATCTCGCCTGCTCTGACTTGTACCTCATTGAAGTTGGGTTTCTCATCTTTAGTTCATTCTTAGGCTTAAGCTGCTTTCTTTTCATCATTGTGTCATATGTTCAGATCTTCAAAGCAGTGCTGAGAATCCCCTCTAAGCAGGGTGAGcataaagccttctccacctgcctcccTCACCTCACCGTGGTGTCCTTGTTCTTTAGtactgctgcctttgcctacctGAAACCCACCTCCAGCTCAACCCCACGTCTGAATCTCATAGTGGCTGTTCTCTATTCTGTGTTGCCACCGATGATGAATCCGATCATCTACAGCATGAGAAACAAAGAGATCAAAGGTGCACTGAGTAAACAGATTGGTTGGAGGTTATTCACTAAGAACAAAATGTCCATATGTCTCCTTCGGTAG
- the LOC142068907 gene encoding olfactory receptor 6N1-like — protein MFLVIYMATVVGNTLIVVLVVADQHLHSPMFFFLGNLSCVETCYTSAIVPQMLASLLTGDRTISVSGCIIQLYFFGSLVATECYLLAVMSYDRYLAICKPLHYLTLMNIRFSFQLAAGCWLNGFLGITIFVLFLSQLIFCGRNEIDYFYCDALPLIELSCSDTHQVILVDFILACVFTLPPFLLTLTSYMCIIATILRIPSTTGRQKAFSTCSSHLIVVTIFYGTLIIVYMLPKRDTLRDLNKVLSLCYTVLTPLVNPLIYSLRNREVKEALRKAFSKCGFLKNMQRL, from the coding sequence ATGTTCCTAGTGATCTACATGGCAACCGTGGTTGGGAACACCCTCATTGTGGTGCTCGTTGTGGCTGACCAGCATCTTCACAGCCCCATGTTCTTCTTCCTGGGGAATTTGTCCTGCGTAGAGACCTGCTACACCTCAGCCATCGTGCCCCagatgctggccagtctcctgactggggacagaaccatCTCAGTCAGTGGCTGCATCATACAACTGTATTTCTTTGGTTCTCTGGTGGCTACAGAATGCTATCTCCTAGCAGTGatgtcttatgatcggtatttagCGATATGTAAACCCCTGCACTATTTAACTCTTATGAATATCAGGTTTTCCTTCCAGTTGGCTGCTGGCTGCTGGTTAAATGGTTTTTTGGGTATTACCATCTTTGTCTTATTCCTATCACAGTTAATATTCTGTGGCCGAAATGAAATTGACTATTTCTATTGTGATGCCCTCCCACTGATAGAGCTCTCCTGCAGTGACACCCACCAGGTCATATTGGTGGATTTCATACTAGCCTGTGTATTCACCCTGCCTCCATTCCTACTAACCCTGACGTCCTACATGTGCATCATCgccaccatcctgagaatcccttccaccaccgggaggcaaaaggccttttccacctgctcctctcacctcattgtggtgaCAATTTTCTACGGAACCCTAATTATTGTCTACATGCTACCGAAACGTGATACACTGAGAGACCTAAACAAAGTGCTCTCTCTTTGCTACACGGTCCTGACTCCCCTGGtaaaccccctcatctacagcctgagaaacagagaAGTCAAGGAAGCTTTGAGGAAAGCATTCAGTAAATGTGGCTTTCTCAAAAACATGCAGAGACTCTGA